From the Helicoverpa zea isolate HzStark_Cry1AcR chromosome 28, ilHelZeax1.1, whole genome shotgun sequence genome, one window contains:
- the LOC124643687 gene encoding uncharacterized protein LOC124643687 yields the protein MEAIFNDLQKQGKNNVDNLVKWFKDAKIIDQSKEQEEKLRSFFADVPDKKNVAVDKFKEVLGKVTEEFKKNADVVAKQLAESGPKVLQSVRQAATSAIKDLIPKF from the exons atGGAAGCTATATTTAATGATTTACAGAAGCAGGGGAAAAATAACGTGGATAATCTGGTCAAATGGTTCAAAGATG CAAAAATAATAGACCAGAGCAAAGAACAAGAGGAGAAACTCCGCAGTTTCTTCGCCGACGTGCCGGACAAGAAGAATGTAGCCGTGGACAAGTTTAAAGAAGTTCTCGGTAAAGTCACAGAAGAATTCAAGAAAAACGCAGATGTAGTGGCCAAGCAGTTGGCGGAGAGCGGGCCCAAGGTGCTGCAGTCGGTTAGACAGGCGGCCACTAGCGCGATTAAAGATCTCATACCGAAATTCTAG
- the LOC124643686 gene encoding uncharacterized protein LOC124643686 → MNMDDVFKDLEKHGKTDVDHLVQWMKDSKLIDATKEQEMKARKLFLDVHDAHRVELNKFKEVIEKLAAEQKKTVEQLSKQLAAEGPRFVNAAMAGLAAFTEALKGK, encoded by the exons atgaatatgGACGATGTATTTAAGGACCTTGAGAAGCACGGAAAGACTGATGTGGATCACTTGGTACAATGGATGAAAGACT CAAAACTGATAGATGCAACCAAAGAACAGGAGATGAAGGCTCGTAAGCTGTTCCTGGATGTTCATGATGCACATCGCGTAGAACTGAACAAGTTCAAAGAG GTGATCGAGAAACTAGCAGCTGAGCAGAAGAAGACAGTGGAACAACTGAGCAAGCAGCTCGCGGCCGAGGGTCCACGGTTCGTGAACGCTGCGATGGCGGGACTCGCCGCCTTCACCGAGGCTTTGAAAGGCAAATAG
- the LOC124643683 gene encoding uncharacterized protein LOC124643683 isoform X1 — MSHSAEMAEVFRNLEKEGKTNIDNLVKWMQDSKLIESTKEEQDRARAMFSAVADATRITMDEFKHVISQLAAGNAETVEDFSRQLADEGPCLMRAATQEMAEVFRDLEREGKTNIENLVKWMRDSKLIESTKEEQDRAKALFSAVADVTRITVDEFKHVISQLAANNRDTVEHYSKQLADEGLRVKRATDEGIAAFKDALARK; from the exons ATGTCTCATTCCGCAGAGATGGCAGAAGTATTCAGAAATCTTGAGAAAGAAGGAAAAACCAATATCGATAACTTAGTGAAATGGATGCAAGATT CAAAACTGATAGAGTCTACGAAAGAGGAGCAGGACAGAGCCAGGGCAATGTTCAGCGCAGTGGCCGACGCTACCCGTATCACAATGGACGAGTTCAAACACGTCATCTCGCAGCTGGCCGCAGGTAACGCGGAGACTGTTGAAGACTTCTCCAGGCAGCTGGCTGATGAAGGACCCTGTCTCATGAGGGCGGCTACCCAGG AGATGGCTGAAGTATTCAGAGATCTTGAAAGAGAAGGAAAAACCAACATTGAAAATTTAGTGAAATGGATGCGAGATT caaaactaatagaatcGACCAAAGAAGAGCAGGATAGAGCCAAGGCGTTGTTCAGCGCAGTCGCCGACGTGACGCGCATCACAGTAGACGAATTCAAGCACGTGATCTCGCAACTAGCCGCTAATAACAGAGACACTGTTGAACACTACTCCAAGCAGTTAGCTGATGAAGGACTGAGAGTCAAGAGAGCTACAGATGAGGGTATCGCGGCGTTCAAAGATGCTCTGGCAAGGAAATGA
- the LOC124643683 gene encoding uncharacterized protein LOC124643683 isoform X2, with translation MSHSAEMAEVFRNLEKEGKTNIDNLVKWMQDSKLIESTKEEQDRARAMFSAVADATRITMDEFKHVISQLAAEMAEVFRDLEREGKTNIENLVKWMRDSKLIESTKEEQDRAKALFSAVADVTRITVDEFKHVISQLAANNRDTVEHYSKQLADEGLRVKRATDEGIAAFKDALARK, from the exons ATGTCTCATTCCGCAGAGATGGCAGAAGTATTCAGAAATCTTGAGAAAGAAGGAAAAACCAATATCGATAACTTAGTGAAATGGATGCAAGATT CAAAACTGATAGAGTCTACGAAAGAGGAGCAGGACAGAGCCAGGGCAATGTTCAGCGCAGTGGCCGACGCTACCCGTATCACAATGGACGAGTTCAAACACGTCATCTCGCAGCTGGCCGCAG AGATGGCTGAAGTATTCAGAGATCTTGAAAGAGAAGGAAAAACCAACATTGAAAATTTAGTGAAATGGATGCGAGATT caaaactaatagaatcGACCAAAGAAGAGCAGGATAGAGCCAAGGCGTTGTTCAGCGCAGTCGCCGACGTGACGCGCATCACAGTAGACGAATTCAAGCACGTGATCTCGCAACTAGCCGCTAATAACAGAGACACTGTTGAACACTACTCCAAGCAGTTAGCTGATGAAGGACTGAGAGTCAAGAGAGCTACAGATGAGGGTATCGCGGCGTTCAAAGATGCTCTGGCAAGGAAATGA